In Candidatus Omnitrophota bacterium, the genomic stretch CCCTCTACGAGAAAGATGCCATAAGAAAACTAGTAAGGAATTTTGCCGATAAAAGAATAGGTTGCGTGTGCGGAGAATTAAAATATCGCAACGAATCTCTGGTAGGAGAGGGCGAAGACCTGTATTGGAAATATGAAAAATTCATAAAGACAAACGAAAGTCGCTTATATTCTTTATTAGTAGTGAACGGTTCCATATATGCCATAAGGAAAGACCTGTTCGAACCGGTCGAAGAGACCCTGGCAGATGACTTTGTGGTACCCATGGTCATAGCCAAAAAGGGATACGGCCTTGTATATGAACCTGAAGCAGTTACCCTGGAAAAGACCGCAGCGAGCACAAAAGAAGGAATAAGCCAGAAAGCCAGGATCATCGCGCAGGGGCTTAAAGCCGGTTTTGCTGTCGGCCGGATCATTGTTTTGTCAGGGCCTCTGAGATTATTTCAATTCCTGTTCCATAAGTTTATCCGCTGGTTTGTTCCCGTTTTTTTAATTATAATGTTTCTATCCAATATATTTTTACTGAACGAGCCGTTCTATAAAGTTATATTTTTGTGCCAAGGTCTATTTTACATATTCGCGGCGATCGGCCATTTACTGGAAAAAAATAACGTAAAGATAGGCATCTTCAAAATCCCGCTTTATTTTTGTGTGGTCAACTTGGCCTCGGCCATCGGTATAATCAAGTTTTTGACAGGCGGGATAAAGGCAACCTGGGAAAAAGCGGAAACAACAAGAGGATAAACCATGATCAGGTATTTCTTAACCTCATTTTTCATCTCCGCGGCGGCGGCGATCGTCTTTACCCCTATAGTCAGAAGGTTGGCGCTGGCGTTAGGGGTTGTCGACAAACCCGGCGGCCGGAAGGTGCACCGGCAGAACATGCCGACTTTGGGCGGGATAGCGATAGCCGCGGCGTTTTTCGCGGGCATAACCGTCGCTTTTAGGGCAGTGCCGGGGGCGATGGGCACATTTTCACTGAAATTTGCGGGATTATGCGTAGGCAGCGCGATCATCCTGCTGCTGGGGGTGATAGATGATATCGTACCGCTCAAAGCGAAATTGAAACTCGTCTTCCAGGTCATAGCCGCTTCTATCCTGATCGGATGCGGATTTACGGTTGAAGAAGTGACCATACCGTTTTACGGAAAATTCTCCCTCGGGATCTCCGGGGCCGTTTTTTCGATGCTCTGGATAGTCGGCATCGTCAATGCCATAAACCTTCTCGACGGACTTGACGGGCTCGCTGCCGGCGTCTCGGCGATAGCCTCGTTTTTTATCTTCCTGTCAGCCGTCGAACAGCACGATTATGTAGTGGCTTTCCTGGCTTTCGCCCTTACCGGCGCTTGCGCGGGATTCCTGCCGTTCAATTTTTATCCGGCGAGAATATTTATGGGGAATCCGGGAAGTATGTTCCTTGGATTTATACTGGCGGCGATATCCATAGTCAGTTTCCAAAAAAGTAGTACCGTGATAACTCTATTTATCCCGGTAATAGCCCTGGGCGTCCCTATAATCGATACCTTGCTTGCCATCGTCCGCCGCCTGGCAAAAAAGAAACACATCTTTCAGGCCGACAAGGAGCACATCCACCATAAACTCCTTTTCCGTGAGGAATCCCAGAGGAGGGTGGTGCTCTCTCTTTATTTCCTGTCGGTCTGTTTCGGGATGATCGCCCTGAGCTTCAGGGGCATAAAAGGCCTTTATGCTATTATCGCTCTGGGCGTCGTGATCTTAGTGACTTATAAGTGGATGAAAGATTCCGGCTTCCTCGATTTTAGGTAATTTATTATCCTTGACAAAATTGCTTAATTGTAGTAAATTTTAAGGACAATGGAATGTTCTTTA encodes the following:
- a CDS encoding MraY family glycosyltransferase; the encoded protein is MIRYFLTSFFISAAAAIVFTPIVRRLALALGVVDKPGGRKVHRQNMPTLGGIAIAAAFFAGITVAFRAVPGAMGTFSLKFAGLCVGSAIILLLGVIDDIVPLKAKLKLVFQVIAASILIGCGFTVEEVTIPFYGKFSLGISGAVFSMLWIVGIVNAINLLDGLDGLAAGVSAIASFFIFLSAVEQHDYVVAFLAFALTGACAGFLPFNFYPARIFMGNPGSMFLGFILAAISIVSFQKSSTVITLFIPVIALGVPIIDTLLAIVRRLAKKKHIFQADKEHIHHKLLFREESQRRVVLSLYFLSVCFGMIALSFRGIKGLYAIIALGVVILVTYKWMKDSGFLDFR
- a CDS encoding glycosyltransferase family 2 protein, which produces MAVLAAVLKKPYEIKDIEPYVSLIIPAHNEEKVIADKLNNALSLDYPRDKFEILLILDGCIDKTKAIAAGYKDSRLKLIEQNPRKGKMAALNLAVPQAKGDIVVFTDANSLYEKDAIRKLVRNFADKRIGCVCGELKYRNESLVGEGEDLYWKYEKFIKTNESRLYSLLVVNGSIYAIRKDLFEPVEETLADDFVVPMVIAKKGYGLVYEPEAVTLEKTAASTKEGISQKARIIAQGLKAGFAVGRIIVLSGPLRLFQFLFHKFIRWFVPVFLIIMFLSNIFLLNEPFYKVIFLCQGLFYIFAAIGHLLEKNNVKIGIFKIPLYFCVVNLASAIGIIKFLTGGIKATWEKAETTRG